The Setaria viridis chromosome 6, Setaria_viridis_v4.0, whole genome shotgun sequence genome contains a region encoding:
- the LOC117860080 gene encoding MADS-box transcription factor 7, whose protein sequence is MGRGRVELKRIENKINRQVTFAKRRNGLLKKAYELSVLCDAEVALIIFSNRGKLYEFCSTQSMPKTLEKYQKCSYAGPETALQNRESEQLKSSRNEYLKLKARVENLQRTQRNLLGEDLDSLDIKELEHLEKQLDSSLKHIRSTRTQHMVDQLTELQRKEQMFSEANKCLRRKLEESNQVIWQQAWEHGEPQPEVQQQQHQLQGGNGFFHPLDAARGEPTLQIGFPPEALTSSSCMTTFLPPWLP, encoded by the exons atggggagGGGGCGGGTGGAGCTGAAGCGGATCGAGAACAAGATCAACCGCCAGGTCACCTTCGCCAAGCGCCGCAACGGCCTGCTCAAGAAGGCGTACGAGCTCTCCGTGCTCTGCGACGCCGAGGTCGCGCTCATCATCTTCTCCAACCGCGGCAAGCTCTACGAGTTCTGCAGCACGCAGAG CATGCCAAAGACACTTGAAAAGTATCAAAAGTGCAGTTATGCAGGGCCTGAAACAGCACTGCAAAATAGAGAGAGTGAG CAATTGAAAAGCAGCCGTAATGAGTACCTCAAACTGAAGGCACGTGTTGAAAATTTACAGCGAACTCAAAG GAATTTGCTCGGTGAAGATCTTGATTCATTAGACATAAAGGAGTTGGAGCACCTCGAGAAGCAACTTGATTCATCCTTGAAGCACATAAGATCAACAAGG ACACAGCACATGGTTGATCAACTAACGGAACTTCAGAGAAAG GAACAAATGTTTTCTGAAGCAAATAAGTGTCTTCGCAGAAAA CTGGAGGAGAGCAACCAGGTTATCTGGCAGCAAGCATGGGAGCATGGGGAGCCACAGCCAGaagtccagcagcagcagcatcagctGCAAGGTGGCAATGGATTCTTCCATCCCCTCGATGCTGCTCGGGGGGAACCCACCCTTCAGATAGG GTTCCCTCCTGAGGCACTGACTAGTAGCTCATGCATGACCACCTTCCTGCCCCCATGGTTGCCATGA
- the LOC117860860 gene encoding MADS-box transcription factor 51: MERRVELDLLQQEKKGTKRKRGRVELRRIEDRTSRQVRFSKRRCGLFKKAYELSVLCDAQVALVVFSPAGRLYEFASADSSLGEVLDRYWDLANTINDLNIEARDSRVDRNIQEQQSFVGSLPDQLNIVAQRAMEASVDELSMAEIRSLEETVTDALAAIRNKLRAKVVGLLPQA; this comes from the exons ATGGAGCGGCGGGTGGAGCTTGACCTGCTACAGCAGGAGAAGAAGGGGACGAAGAGGAAGCGCGGGCGGGTGGAGCTGCGGCGGATCGAGGACCGGACCAGCCGGCAGGTGCGCTTCTCCAAGCGGCGGTGCGGGCTGTTCAAGAAGGCCTACGAGCTCTCCGTGCTCTGCGACGCACAGGTCGCGCTCGTCGTCTtctcccccgccggccgcctctaCGAGTTCGCCTCCGCCGACTCCAG CCTTGGAGAAGTTTTGGATCGATATTGGGACCTTGCCAACACAATAAATGATCTCAACATTGAAGCACGAGACTCAAGGGTTGACCGCAATATACAG GAGCAGCAGTCATTTGTTGGCTCTTTACCTGATCAGCTGAATATCGTTGCTCAACG GGCCATGGAAGCAAGTGTGGACGAGCTGAGCATGGCCGAGATAAGAAGCTTGGAGGAAACAGTAACCGACGCTCTGGCAGCTATCAGG AATAAACTGAGGGCAAAGGTGGTTGGATTATTGCCCCAAGCCTAA